GGAATGAAGCATATATTGACATAATGAATTTTCATCTGACTCGTTCCAGGCGTCCTTCTCCGCAAGAACTTTCCGATTTTTTCCATAATGCTCAGACTAAAAATAAGGTTTTAAGCAATAACGAATCCGGAGACTTCTATGGCGCTGACCTCGACCCGCAAACTCTAGCGGCCTGGGGTGTGTTTTTGTCTGGTGGTTATTTTGCGCTCTACGAAGATGATAGCAGTAGAATTTTGACACACCCTGATTGGGTGGCAGGTGCCAAAAGACTAAAAACCTTGCGCACTATTGTCGAGTCACTCAAATTCTGGAATATGTCCCCTGTCGACGCAAACGGCAATGAATACGATTCTTTGATAACTCAAGGACCTTCGGGAACAAATAAACAGCTTATTGCCAAGCCAGGTTCTGAATACTTAGCTTATTTTTGGGGTACTAAAACCACAACGCCTGTAAAAATAAGCCTTCCTTCAGGGAGCTATGCTTATCAGTGGTATGATCCCAGAGATGGCAAACTGCTTTTAAGTGGCGCTATTCAAAGCACCGGTGTGGGTAATATCGCAGCCCCAGCAACAACAGTCTGGAGCGAGGTAGTCGGCGTAGCATTAGTAATTCGCAGTTCATTGGACACCAAAGCTCCTAATGCGCCTACGGGGTTAAGGGTTGTACCGTAGGTAGGGGTTGATGACTAATATTGGCACCGTCGCTAGCTCTAATTGGGTCTTCCTTGGCTTTTAGATAAAAATCTCCCACCGTGCCACCTATTAGCAAGGCGACGACGATTACTGTGTAGAAGACTGTTATCCAAATTAGTTTGCCTTCCCACTTTACATGCATAAAAAACAAAGCGACCAGGACTGCCTTAATGCTTGCAATGAAGATGGCAAAAAATAAATTAAAAACTCCCAAATCGACATTAGCAACTAAAACGCTAATGCCTGTGAGAATGATTAAAGCGCCAAAGACCCATAGATAGGTCGATCTTCCTACAACGTGGCCCAAACTCTTGTCAGCCTCTTCAGCTAAAAGAGAACCATCGCCCAGGGGATACCATTCGGTTGCTCTCCTAGTCATTCACTTAATTCCTCCGATTAAATAAAGAAGAGGAAAAAGATAAATCCATATTATGTCGACCAAATGCCAATACAATCCACTAACCTCAACTGGCGTGTAATACGTTGTAGAAAAGCGATTATTTGCTGCCAAACTTCTTAACCACCATATAACTGCCATGCCCGCAATGACATGCACGCCGTGAAGGCCAGTCATTGTAAAATACAAGCCGTAAAATATGTTTGTCGATGGGCCAAGATAATGGCTAAACTTAGTGTCATACTCAAAAGCTTTGATGGCTAAAAAGATAAGGCCACAAAGAAATGTGAAATTTAGCCAAGTCTTGCAGTTGCCATTTAGACCTCTTTGCGCTGAATCGACAGCCCTCACCATAAAATACGAGCTCGTGAGCAATACTATTGTATTTAAGCCGCCAAGCTTCCAGTCAAGTGTTTGCGCATGTCTTTCAAACTCAGCTAAATACTTGAAACGATAGACTGCAAAAACGCAAAACAACACGGCAAACAAATGAATCTCGGTAATTAAGAAAATCCACATGCCAAATTTTGCAGCGTGATAAGCTTGCTCTGGCTCTATGTGGTGGTACTCTCCAGGTGCTAACGAAGCCTCAGAGGAAGACATTATTGGGTCGCTCCATAAGAATAAGTCCAATCAGTAACCCGGGGAATCTCTGCAAAGTTATCTTTAATCGGCGGTGAATCAGTTTGCCACTCGAGAGACTTTGAAAGGTAAGGATTGCTGGTTGCAAATTTCCCCTTAAAAGCAGCATACAGCAGATTGCCAAGCACCATTGCGTAACCGAGACCATTTACAAAAGAAAATATCGTCGATATCCGATGAAGTCCTTCAAACTCAGGGGGATAATCAAAATACCGCCGTGGCATACCCTGCATCCCTAAAACAAATTGAGGCAAAAAAGTACCATTAAATCCTATAAACAGGACGAGCCACGAAAATTTAGCAAAACTTTCGTTAAACATCCTGCCAAACATTTTGGGGAACCAAAAGTGCATTCCGGCAAGAAGCCCTACAACCGCACCACCCTGAAGCGTGTAGTGAAAATGCGCCACTACAAAGTAAGTGTCGTGATAATGCGCATTAGTTGCAAGCGTAGCCAAGTGTATGCCGGTAGTTCCCGCTATTAAAAACAAAAAAACAAAACTCATTGCATAAAGCATTGGTGAGTCCCAAGAAATCGAGCCCTTATACATCGTTGCTACCCAGTTAAAAACCTTCACAGCAGTTGGGATGGCAACAAGGAAGGTTAAAAACGAGAACAAATAGCGCGCAAAGTTCGACATGCCAGCGACAAAAAGATGGTGCCCCCATACTAAAAGGCTTATGCCGGCAATCCCTACGCTAGCATAAACAAGTGCCTTGTACCCAAATATGGGTTTTCGTGAAAACACTGGCACAATTTCGCTAACAATGCCCATAGCTGGAAGAATTATGATGTAAACAACCGGATGAGAGTAAAACCAAAAAAGGTGTTCAAATAGCAATGGATCCCCACCCTTGCTGGGGTCAAAAACGCCAATGTTTAGCGCATTCTCTAAGATTAAAAGCAATAAGGTGATGCCGATAATCGGAGTCGCAGCGACCTGGAGAATAGCCGTTGCATAAAGCGTCCAAACAAAGAGAGGCAATCTTCCCCATTGCATCCCCGGCGCTCGCATTTTGTGAATAGTGACGAGAAAGTTTAGCCCCGTGAGAATAGACGAAAACCCTAGAATAAACGCGGCACTTGTAGCTGTAATGACAGCTCTAGAATTTTCCAAGCTATAGGGCGCATAAAACGTCCAGCCAGTATCGAGCTTCATAAAAAGTGCAAAAAACGCAACCATAGCGCCTAATAAATAGAGCCAATAGGAAAAGCGGTTTAATTTTGGGAAAACTACATCTTTGGCGCCAATCATTAGCGGCAGTAGAAAATTGCCCAATGTGGCCGGAATGCCGGGAACGATGAAGAGAAATATCATTATGACGCCATGAAGCGTAAATAGTATGTTATAGGCTTGTGCATTAACTATAGTTTCTCCGTGGCTAAACAGTTCTGTCCGTACCGCTAACGCAAAAATGCCGCCCACGACAAAGAACAAGAACATAGAAGCCATGTACATTAAACCTATGCGCTTATGATCAATAGACATAAGCCAGGATAAAAAACCCTTTTCGCAATTTAAATAATTCAACTTGTCGTTTGCTGTCTCAGCTTCGGACATTTAGTAATTTCCTCATATTATTTGTTAGCCTCTTGGCCGTCATTTCGCAATTCCTTGATGTAGGCAATGAGGCCCCTAATTTCTTCCTCGCTTAACTGTCCGCTGTAGCTAGGCATGGCATTGAGGTAACCTTTTACAATTCTTTTCCCTGGCTCTAGTATTGACTCGCGCAAGTATTCCTCGTCTACTGCCACTTGCTCCCCGCTATCTAAAGTTTCTGTCTTGCCAAAAAGACCTAACATTGAGGGCCCTATAATAGTCCGTCCATCAGTGCTGTGACACTGGGCACACGCCCTTTGGTTAAAAAGTTCCTTGCCGAGTTCGGAGGGTGGCAGTGCTACTACTTCTCCGACTTCGCTACGGGCAAGGAAATCTTGAAAAGAGTTTTCACTTACGACTTTTAGTTTGGCCTGCATATATGAATGATTAGTGCCGCAATATTCCGCGCATAGTATGCGATATTCTCCAACTTTTGTTGCTTCAAACCATGCTACCGAATAGGCTCCGGGGCGAACGTCTTCCTTAACGCGCATGACTGGAACAAAAAAACTGTGCAAAACATCGCGCGATGTCATTATAAGTCGAATTGGTTTATTAACTGGAACAATTAACTCATTGTGCGATTTTTTTGTGTTGGGATATGTAAACTCCCAGCGCCATTTGTAGGCATCGACGTTAATCTCAAGCGCATTTGGCGGCGGGTTCCTCATCTCCTGATAAGTTACCAGTCCAAAGTAAAAGACAAAAATAATTATGACCGTTGGTATCGCAGTCCACAGGGTTTCCAGTAAAGTGCTATGAGTGAGCTGCGGAGTTTCTTCTGCCACGAGAGACGAGCGTCTCCGGAATCTAACGGCAAAGAAAAGCATTACTGCTGTAATCGCTACCGTGCAAAAAGTAGCGATGTAAGTTATTAGAGAATTTATCCAATCGACTTTATTCGCCCAGGTAGAAACTGCTTCGGGCATGAAGTCAAACATGGCTAGTGTCTCTCCGTCTTTCCCTAACTCTCATGAACAACAATGCGCTTACCAGTATACCGAAAATTATACCGCTAATAACTCTAACTAGCTTAATCACCATAAGGCTATACTTACCGCTTAGAGTATCAAAGC
This window of the Deltaproteobacteria bacterium genome carries:
- a CDS encoding cytochrome C oxidase subunit IV family protein, with amino-acid sequence MTRRATEWYPLGDGSLLAEEADKSLGHVVGRSTYLWVFGALIILTGISVLVANVDLGVFNLFFAIFIASIKAVLVALFFMHVKWEGKLIWITVFYTVIVVALLIGGTVGDFYLKAKEDPIRASDGANISHQPLPTVQPLTP
- the coxB gene encoding cytochrome c oxidase subunit II: MFDFMPEAVSTWANKVDWINSLITYIATFCTVAITAVMLFFAVRFRRRSSLVAEETPQLTHSTLLETLWTAIPTVIIIFVFYFGLVTYQEMRNPPPNALEINVDAYKWRWEFTYPNTKKSHNELIVPVNKPIRLIMTSRDVLHSFFVPVMRVKEDVRPGAYSVAWFEATKVGEYRILCAEYCGTNHSYMQAKLKVVSENSFQDFLARSEVGEVVALPPSELGKELFNQRACAQCHSTDGRTIIGPSMLGLFGKTETLDSGEQVAVDEEYLRESILEPGKRIVKGYLNAMPSYSGQLSEEEIRGLIAYIKELRNDGQEANK
- a CDS encoding cytochrome c oxidase subunit 3 family protein gives rise to the protein MSSSEASLAPGEYHHIEPEQAYHAAKFGMWIFLITEIHLFAVLFCVFAVYRFKYLAEFERHAQTLDWKLGGLNTIVLLTSSYFMVRAVDSAQRGLNGNCKTWLNFTFLCGLIFLAIKAFEYDTKFSHYLGPSTNIFYGLYFTMTGLHGVHVIAGMAVIWWLRSLAANNRFSTTYYTPVEVSGLYWHLVDIIWIYLFPLLYLIGGIK
- a CDS encoding cbb3-type cytochrome c oxidase subunit I; amino-acid sequence: MSEAETANDKLNYLNCEKGFLSWLMSIDHKRIGLMYMASMFLFFVVGGIFALAVRTELFSHGETIVNAQAYNILFTLHGVIMIFLFIVPGIPATLGNFLLPLMIGAKDVVFPKLNRFSYWLYLLGAMVAFFALFMKLDTGWTFYAPYSLENSRAVITATSAAFILGFSSILTGLNFLVTIHKMRAPGMQWGRLPLFVWTLYATAILQVAATPIIGITLLLLILENALNIGVFDPSKGGDPLLFEHLFWFYSHPVVYIIILPAMGIVSEIVPVFSRKPIFGYKALVYASVGIAGISLLVWGHHLFVAGMSNFARYLFSFLTFLVAIPTAVKVFNWVATMYKGSISWDSPMLYAMSFVFLFLIAGTTGIHLATLATNAHYHDTYFVVAHFHYTLQGGAVVGLLAGMHFWFPKMFGRMFNESFAKFSWLVLFIGFNGTFLPQFVLGMQGMPRRYFDYPPEFEGLHRISTIFSFVNGLGYAMVLGNLLYAAFKGKFATSNPYLSKSLEWQTDSPPIKDNFAEIPRVTDWTYSYGATQ